The nucleotide sequence ATTGCTAAGAGTATGGTAACAAAAGGTATTTTTAATAATATTTTAACGGAATATTTAAACGTAACGATGTAAATTTTTAGAACAATTGAAAAAAAATGATGTTTTTTAATCAGTTTTAAAAATCAAGCATAGCAATGAATACGTATCATTTAAAATTGAATGATGTCGAAGATTTTGTACCGCAGCTTGCAGATAAGCTGGGAATAGGATTTAAGAATAAATTAGGAGAATTTTCGGTAAGTATACCTTCCGATTATGGGAGTGGTAAAGTTAGCTGTATAAATTTCCCTAACGGTATCGGATTATATACTCTAAATGTAAAATTTTTAGAAGATACCTGTATTAAGATAAATCATCCCGATGTGTGTCCTATTCGATTTATATATTGTGTTAATGGTGAGCTGGATGCTTATTTTAAAGAAGATAATGGATGTGTGCTTAAAAGTCACCAGCATTTAATTGCTGCAACTACTTCTACCGGGATACAATGTCTTAAATTTAAAGGAGGCGATAGTGTCTTAGTCTGTTATTTAGAAATTAATCGTTTATCTTTTAAAAATTACCTTTCTTTTGATCTTAACGAAATCGGAGAAAAGTACTTTAAGCTTTTTGGGGATATTGAAGGCGATAATGAAATTTTCCAGACCGGTAGTTATGGTCTTCGTACGTTAGATACTATTAGAGAAATTGAAAATTGTAGCCTGGAAGGTTTTCCAAGAATAAATTATTTAGGCGGTAAAGCTCTAGAAATACTTTCTCATATGCTCATGCAGTTTAGAGAAGGATCACAGGAGCAAGAACCACGGTTAAAAAAGCGCGACCTTAAAGCTATCGAGAGAGCAGTTACTCATATTAATGAAAATATTTCTAATACCGGCACGGTACAGGAATTAGCGAAAGTGAGCGGCGTAAATGTGAATAAGTTGCAAGATGGTTTTCAAGAAGTTTATGGGAAAACAGTTAATTCGTATATTAGGGATGTACGCTTAACAAGAGCTATGAATTTGCTTTTAAGCGGCGAAAAAGGAGTAGGGGAAGTAGTTTACGAATTAGGCTTATCCAGCCGTAGTTACTTCTCGAAGATTTTTAAAAGACGCTACGGAATTTTGCCTAAAGATGTATTAAATAATAAGAATTTAACCGAAGCTTCGGAATAATAAATTGTAAGGAATGTAGTTATGGAATTCTTATTTGTAAATTGGTCATAAAAATCAGAATTTATGGAGAAGCAAATTTTGGTGCCTACCAATTTTTCAAAACATGCTTGGAATGCTTTAGTTTTTGGTCTTAAATTATATAAAAAAATACCTTGTAAATTCATTTTACTGAATGTTTACGAGGATAGTCACGGTTTAGGTGATAGGATTGTAGGTGTGAAATCTGAAGATGATGCAAATACAAAAGAAACATCTAAAAGTGGTTTAGACCGAATTATGCAGGGATTAAGTTTTAGAAAAGAAAATCCTAACCATGAATTTGAAATTTTATCTTTAGAAGGTGATTTGGATGATGCGGTACAGGAAATTGTCAATACTCGAGCGATAGACCTTATTCTTTTGGGTGCCGAAGGTGCCAATGTAAATATTCATAGTTCGTACAAATCAAAATTGTCTAAACTGGCTAACAGCATACAAAATTGTGCTATGCTTTTTATTCCTGAAGAGATTGAACTTACAGCCCAACCTTTAAATGAAATTGTTTTTCCTACAACACTTCGATATCCATTTAAAGAACGAGAATTAGATCCATTAAAGGATCTGGCTTCAAATTCTGGATCTCCTATAAGAATTTTGTATATCGATAGTGACAGTAAAGGGCTTAGTGAGGATCAGCAAGCGCTTCAATCTAATTTCGAAGGACATCTTACAACAATTAAGCATTCTTTTCACAGGCTTACCAAAACAACTCCGTCAACCGGAATTCATTTATTTATCGAAAGTCGTCAAAGTACGATGCTAGCATTGTATAAAAGAAAACAGGGATTTTTCTCTAAACTTTTCTCGCAATCTAAAGTCGATGATATTGAGTTCGATCCAAATGTCCCTGTTTTATTATTAAAAGAACTTAGTTAACTACCAGGTTCTTAACGAATATCCAGCATCCCAAAAGTGATATTCTAAGTTGGAAGCCGTAACGAAAGCTTCTGTCATTCTAGCTCGTATTTGGGGTGTGGTTTTCTCGGCATGTTCATCACAAATCTGGATCGCTTTCGTAACCGCTTCACCAAATTCTTCTCCGGCGTAGGTATCGATCCATGCTTGGTAGGTATTTTCTCCATCTTTCTGATTTTCCAGAATGTAATCACCAACCGCTTTATAGATCCAAAAGCATGGCAGTACCGCGGCCATTGCTACTTCAAGATTATCTAAAGCAGCCGTACTTTTTAGAAAATTAATATAATGGTGGCAGGCAGGTTGTACAATTGCTTTTTCTGAAACTCCAAATTCTTTAAAATATGATTCATGCAAAGCGCTTTCCACAATAATAGCATTTTCAGCAAATTGAAGAAAAGTAAGCATATTTTGAGTATCATAAGCTCGCGCACCAATTAGTGCTAAAGCGCGTCCAAAATTTTCCAGATAAGCCGAATCCTGGCTCATATAAAACTGAAATTTCTCTAAAGGTAAACTGCCATCCATCAATTCTTCTATAAATGGCATTTTTATAATTCGGTTGTATATTGGACTTATCGTTTGCCAGGTATCTTTACTCCAACTC is from Zunongwangia endophytica and encodes:
- a CDS encoding helix-turn-helix domain-containing protein, whose amino-acid sequence is MNTYHLKLNDVEDFVPQLADKLGIGFKNKLGEFSVSIPSDYGSGKVSCINFPNGIGLYTLNVKFLEDTCIKINHPDVCPIRFIYCVNGELDAYFKEDNGCVLKSHQHLIAATTSTGIQCLKFKGGDSVLVCYLEINRLSFKNYLSFDLNEIGEKYFKLFGDIEGDNEIFQTGSYGLRTLDTIREIENCSLEGFPRINYLGGKALEILSHMLMQFREGSQEQEPRLKKRDLKAIERAVTHINENISNTGTVQELAKVSGVNVNKLQDGFQEVYGKTVNSYIRDVRLTRAMNLLLSGEKGVGEVVYELGLSSRSYFSKIFKRRYGILPKDVLNNKNLTEASE
- a CDS encoding universal stress protein, producing the protein MEKQILVPTNFSKHAWNALVFGLKLYKKIPCKFILLNVYEDSHGLGDRIVGVKSEDDANTKETSKSGLDRIMQGLSFRKENPNHEFEILSLEGDLDDAVQEIVNTRAIDLILLGAEGANVNIHSSYKSKLSKLANSIQNCAMLFIPEEIELTAQPLNEIVFPTTLRYPFKERELDPLKDLASNSGSPIRILYIDSDSKGLSEDQQALQSNFEGHLTTIKHSFHRLTKTTPSTGIHLFIESRQSTMLALYKRKQGFFSKLFSQSKVDDIEFDPNVPVLLLKELS
- the tenA gene encoding thiaminase II is translated as MSWSKDTWQTISPIYNRIIKMPFIEELMDGSLPLEKFQFYMSQDSAYLENFGRALALIGARAYDTQNMLTFLQFAENAIIVESALHESYFKEFGVSEKAIVQPACHHYINFLKSTAALDNLEVAMAAVLPCFWIYKAVGDYILENQKDGENTYQAWIDTYAGEEFGEAVTKAIQICDEHAEKTTPQIRARMTEAFVTASNLEYHFWDAGYSLRTW